One region of Micromonospora ureilytica genomic DNA includes:
- a CDS encoding putative bifunctional diguanylate cyclase/phosphodiesterase: protein MAAVPDPAGVDAGWDPAGVDAGRDPTGVDAGRADAQGYAADWARAVRRLGFVPLSAAETERLLLVHTIRLAQAVRAEPFSARPAEEVGRALVEAHLTEPQALEWTLQALGATFGRRVLGDGDRPADLADRIAAVQGGLAAGFARALRDRTFSQQERIARSAWQARDEVEQALRESEARFRAVFTGAAIGIGIAGVDGRIIDVNQAFADMLGYAIEELREINVAALFHADDVAGMWELYQELIEGKHDAARVEKRYYRKDGTVVWTDLAVSLIRQEGRPRFTVAMIEDITERYELQQRLRFQALHDPLTGLPNRTLFFETLGRVLDTAGVGQRVGVCFLDLDGFKAINDSLGHDLGDRLLVMIGRRLAACVADHGHLVARMGGDEFVILVDGGNDTDDAVAVAEAALAAVAAPVHVGEHQLAVSASVGIVQCPASETSASELMKAADTTLYWAKAAGRGRWAVYDPERGARDIARSALVAGLPAALDRGEFVLHYQPIVSLLEGTMLAVEALVRWEHPELGLIGPDRFIGLAEETGLIVRLGEWVLRQACADAERWRREFPEARLVVSVNLAARQADEPAIVDTVADALQTSGLPAGLLQLELTESAVMGSAGEPLRSLHRLAALGVRLAVDDFGTGYSNLAYLRRLPIHCLKLAGPFVEGIRADGADVAADHRDERIVDALVRLAHALELWVTAEAVETDVQAERLRALRCDTGQGRYFGAPAPADAITARLRGDGVAA from the coding sequence GTGGCCGCCGTCCCGGACCCCGCCGGGGTCGATGCCGGTTGGGACCCCGCCGGGGTCGATGCCGGCCGGGACCCCACCGGGGTCGATGCCGGCCGGGCCGACGCTCAGGGGTACGCCGCCGACTGGGCCCGCGCGGTGCGCCGCCTCGGTTTCGTGCCGCTCAGCGCGGCCGAGACCGAGCGGCTGCTGCTGGTGCACACGATCCGGCTGGCCCAGGCGGTACGGGCGGAGCCGTTCAGTGCCCGCCCGGCCGAAGAGGTCGGGCGGGCTCTGGTGGAGGCGCACCTCACCGAGCCGCAGGCCCTGGAGTGGACGCTGCAGGCGCTCGGTGCGACCTTCGGTCGGCGGGTTCTGGGCGACGGTGACCGGCCTGCCGACCTCGCCGACCGGATCGCTGCGGTGCAGGGCGGCCTGGCCGCCGGGTTCGCCCGCGCGCTGCGCGATCGCACCTTCAGCCAGCAGGAACGGATCGCCCGGTCGGCCTGGCAGGCGCGCGACGAGGTCGAGCAGGCGCTGCGCGAGAGCGAGGCACGGTTCCGGGCGGTGTTCACCGGCGCCGCGATCGGGATCGGGATCGCCGGCGTGGACGGCCGGATCATCGACGTCAACCAGGCGTTCGCCGACATGCTCGGCTACGCGATCGAGGAGTTGCGCGAGATCAACGTGGCGGCGCTGTTCCACGCCGACGACGTCGCCGGAATGTGGGAGCTCTACCAGGAGCTGATCGAGGGCAAACACGACGCGGCCCGGGTGGAGAAGCGCTACTACCGCAAGGACGGCACAGTGGTCTGGACGGATCTGGCCGTCTCGCTGATCCGACAGGAGGGCCGGCCCCGATTCACCGTCGCGATGATCGAGGACATCACCGAGCGGTACGAACTCCAGCAGCGGCTGCGCTTCCAGGCGCTGCACGACCCGCTGACCGGGCTGCCCAACCGCACGCTGTTCTTCGAGACGTTGGGACGGGTGCTCGACACCGCGGGCGTCGGGCAGCGGGTCGGGGTGTGCTTCCTCGACCTGGACGGCTTCAAGGCGATCAACGACAGTCTCGGCCACGACCTTGGTGACCGGCTGCTGGTGATGATCGGCCGGAGGCTGGCCGCGTGCGTGGCCGACCACGGCCACCTGGTCGCCCGGATGGGGGGCGACGAGTTCGTGATCCTCGTCGACGGAGGGAACGACACCGACGACGCCGTCGCGGTCGCGGAGGCAGCGCTGGCTGCCGTCGCGGCCCCGGTCCACGTCGGTGAGCACCAGTTGGCCGTCTCGGCCAGTGTGGGCATCGTGCAGTGCCCCGCCTCGGAGACCAGTGCGTCCGAGCTGATGAAGGCGGCGGACACCACGCTCTACTGGGCCAAGGCGGCGGGCCGGGGCCGGTGGGCGGTCTACGACCCCGAGCGCGGCGCCCGGGACATCGCCCGTTCGGCGCTGGTCGCCGGGCTGCCCGCCGCACTGGACCGGGGCGAGTTCGTGCTGCACTACCAGCCGATCGTGTCGCTGCTGGAGGGCACCATGCTCGCGGTGGAGGCGCTGGTCCGTTGGGAACACCCGGAACTGGGCCTGATCGGGCCGGACCGGTTCATCGGCCTGGCCGAGGAGACCGGTCTGATCGTCCGGCTCGGCGAGTGGGTGCTGCGGCAGGCCTGCGCGGACGCCGAACGGTGGCGGCGGGAGTTCCCGGAAGCCCGGCTGGTGGTCAGCGTCAACCTGGCCGCGCGGCAGGCCGACGAACCGGCCATCGTGGACACGGTCGCCGACGCGCTGCAGACCAGCGGGCTGCCCGCGGGACTGCTCCAACTGGAGCTGACCGAGAGCGCCGTGATGGGCAGCGCCGGTGAACCCCTACGCAGCCTGCACCGGCTCGCCGCGCTCGGCGTCCGGCTGGCCGTGGACGACTTCGGCACCGGGTACTCCAACCTGGCGTACCTGCGCCGGTTGCCGATCCACTGCCTGAAGCTCGCCGGGCCGTTCGTCGAGGGCATCCGCGCGGACGGCGCCGACGTGGCGGCGGACCACCGCGACGAACGGATCGTCGACGCGTTGGTCCGGTTGGCGCACGCGTTGGAGCTGTGGGTCACGGCCGAGGCGGTGGAGACCGACGTGCAGGCGGAACGGCTGCGGGCGTTGCGCTGCGACACCGGCCAGGGCCGGTACTTCGGCGCGCCGGCCCCGGCCGACGCGATCACCGCCCGGCTACGCGGGGACGGGGTGGCGGCGTGA
- a CDS encoding SAM-dependent methyltransferase, translated as MPDGLPTEIDLTRPSAARVYDYFLGGAHNFEIDRQLAEQIASMTPNLAATMRSGREFLRRAVRVLLDAGIDQFLDIGSGIPTVGNVHEVAQGVNPKARVVYVDIDPVAVAHSRELLAGNELTGVIHADLREPERILAETRQLGLIDFSRPMGILLAGVVHFVPDADRPEAILATLRDVAAPGSFLVISHSTFEDQPQEMLDAQRLSARTATEITLRSRAQVTGFFGDWTVLEPGVVHMPLWRPDSASDVDEHPERFGAFGGVARYDQPAG; from the coding sequence ATGCCGGACGGACTGCCGACCGAGATCGATCTGACCAGGCCGAGCGCGGCCCGGGTGTACGACTACTTTCTGGGTGGGGCGCACAACTTCGAGATCGACAGGCAGCTGGCCGAGCAGATCGCCAGCATGACCCCGAATCTCGCCGCCACCATGCGTTCCGGCCGCGAGTTCCTGCGCCGGGCCGTCCGGGTGCTGCTCGACGCCGGCATCGACCAGTTCCTCGACATCGGCTCCGGAATTCCCACCGTGGGCAACGTGCACGAGGTGGCGCAGGGGGTGAACCCCAAGGCCCGCGTGGTGTACGTCGACATCGACCCGGTGGCCGTCGCGCACAGCCGGGAGCTGCTCGCCGGCAACGAGCTGACCGGGGTCATCCACGCCGACCTGCGCGAGCCGGAGCGGATTCTCGCCGAGACCCGACAGCTCGGGCTGATCGACTTCAGTCGACCGATGGGCATCCTGTTGGCCGGGGTGGTGCACTTCGTCCCGGACGCCGACCGACCCGAGGCGATCCTGGCCACCCTGCGGGACGTCGCCGCGCCGGGCAGCTTCCTGGTCATCTCGCACTCCACCTTCGAGGACCAGCCGCAGGAGATGCTGGACGCCCAGCGCCTCTCCGCCCGCACCGCCACCGAGATCACCCTGCGCTCCCGCGCACAGGTCACCGGCTTCTTCGGCGACTGGACCGTCCTGGAACCAGGCGTGGTGCACATGCCGCTCTGGCGCCCGGATTCAGCGTCCGACGTGGACGAGCACCCGGAGCGGTTCGGCGCCTTCGGGGGCGTCGCCCGGTACGACCAGCCCGCCGGCTGA
- the pcaF gene encoding 3-oxoadipyl-CoA thiolase, translating to MTVAYLVAGVRTPIGRYAGALAGVRPDDLAAHVIRELVARHPSVDWARVDDVVLGCANQAGEDNRNVARMAALLAGLPEEVPGSTVNRLCGSGLDALATAARSIVAGDAELVIAGGVESMSRAPFVMPKATSAYSRSAEVYDTTLGWRLVNPLMRDGWGVDSMPETAENVAAEYGISRAEQDAFAYRSQQRAAKAQADGRFAEEIVAVSVPAGRRETRLVEVDEHPRETTLAKLAALPTPFRDGGTVTAGNSSGVNDGAVALLVASEAAVSRYGLTPLARIVGAAAAGVPPRIMGIGPVPATRKLLDRVGVELGAVDVVELNEAFAAQSVAVLRELGLPVDADHVNPNGGAIALGHPLGASGARLALSAALELRRRGGRRALATMCIGVGQGISLLLESAA from the coding sequence ATGACCGTGGCATACCTGGTGGCCGGTGTCCGCACCCCGATCGGCCGGTACGCGGGCGCGCTGGCCGGCGTCCGCCCCGACGACCTGGCCGCCCACGTGATCCGTGAGTTGGTCGCCCGCCACCCGTCGGTGGACTGGGCGCGGGTCGACGATGTCGTGCTCGGCTGCGCCAACCAGGCCGGCGAGGACAACCGCAACGTGGCCCGGATGGCGGCGCTGCTCGCCGGCCTCCCCGAGGAGGTGCCGGGCAGCACTGTCAACCGGCTCTGCGGCTCGGGCCTGGACGCGCTCGCCACCGCCGCCCGCTCCATCGTCGCCGGGGACGCGGAGCTGGTGATCGCCGGCGGGGTGGAGAGCATGAGCCGGGCGCCGTTCGTCATGCCGAAGGCGACGTCGGCGTACTCCCGCTCGGCCGAGGTGTACGACACCACGCTGGGCTGGCGGTTGGTGAACCCGTTGATGCGCGACGGGTGGGGGGTCGACTCGATGCCGGAGACCGCGGAGAACGTGGCCGCCGAGTACGGCATCAGCCGGGCCGAGCAGGACGCGTTCGCGTACCGCTCGCAGCAGCGTGCGGCCAAGGCGCAGGCCGATGGCCGGTTCGCCGAGGAGATCGTGGCGGTGTCAGTGCCGGCGGGTCGTCGGGAGACCAGGCTGGTCGAGGTCGACGAGCACCCCCGGGAGACCACGCTTGCGAAGCTGGCCGCGCTGCCCACCCCGTTCCGCGACGGCGGCACGGTGACCGCCGGCAACTCCTCGGGGGTCAACGACGGCGCTGTCGCGCTGCTGGTGGCCAGCGAGGCGGCGGTTTCCCGGTACGGCCTCACCCCGCTGGCCCGGATCGTCGGTGCGGCGGCGGCCGGTGTGCCGCCCCGGATCATGGGGATCGGCCCGGTGCCGGCCACCCGCAAGCTGCTCGACCGCGTCGGCGTCGAGTTGGGCGCGGTGGACGTGGTGGAGCTGAACGAGGCGTTCGCCGCGCAGTCCGTGGCGGTGCTGCGTGAGCTGGGGCTGCCCGTGGACGCCGACCACGTCAACCCGAACGGTGGGGCCATCGCGCTGGGGCACCCGCTCGGCGCCAGCGGCGCGCGGCTGGCGCTGTCCGCGGCCCTGGAGCTTCGCCGTCGTGGCGGCCGCCGGGCTCTGGCCACCATGTGCATCGGCGTCGGTCAAGGCATCTCGCTGTTGCTGGAGTCAGCCGCCTAG
- a CDS encoding glutathione S-transferase family protein, whose protein sequence is MARAQFSAETSGGGAFVRQPNRFTGRVTADSTSPPGGGPDDQDRWPLEAGRYRLIWCRACPWAHRARIVRGLLGLDDAISLGTVDPIRDERGWAFALDPDGFDPVLGVSFLSEAYLATDPDYTGRVTVPALVDTRTGRVVTNDYPQLTLDFSTEWRRLHAPDAPDLYPVELRPEMDALMAEIHTDVNNGVYRCGFATSQEAYDEAFRALFARLDVLSERLAGQRYLMGDAITEADVRLFTTLVRFDAAYHGHFKCNRNKLTEMPVLWAYARDLFQTPGFGETVDFDHIKRHYYGTHREINPSGIVPLGPDESGWRTPHGRG, encoded by the coding sequence ATGGCCCGGGCCCAGTTCAGCGCAGAGACCAGCGGCGGCGGCGCGTTCGTCCGCCAGCCGAACCGGTTCACCGGTCGGGTCACCGCCGACTCGACCTCCCCGCCCGGCGGCGGCCCGGACGACCAGGACCGCTGGCCGCTGGAGGCCGGCCGCTACCGGCTGATCTGGTGCCGCGCCTGCCCGTGGGCGCACCGGGCGAGGATCGTGCGCGGCCTGCTCGGGCTGGACGACGCGATCTCGCTGGGCACCGTCGACCCGATCCGGGACGAGCGGGGTTGGGCGTTCGCCCTCGACCCGGACGGCTTCGACCCGGTCCTCGGCGTGAGCTTCCTCTCCGAGGCGTACCTGGCCACCGACCCCGACTACACCGGCCGGGTGACAGTCCCGGCGCTGGTCGACACCCGGACCGGTCGGGTGGTCACCAACGACTACCCGCAGCTCACCCTCGACTTCTCCACCGAGTGGCGGCGGCTGCACGCGCCCGACGCGCCGGATCTGTACCCGGTTGAGCTGCGCCCGGAGATGGACGCGCTGATGGCCGAGATCCACACCGACGTGAACAACGGCGTCTACCGGTGCGGGTTCGCCACCTCCCAGGAGGCGTACGACGAGGCGTTCCGGGCGCTCTTCGCCCGGCTGGACGTGCTCTCCGAGCGGTTGGCCGGGCAGCGCTACCTGATGGGTGACGCGATCACCGAGGCCGATGTACGGCTGTTCACGACGTTGGTCCGCTTCGACGCCGCGTACCACGGACACTTCAAGTGCAACCGCAACAAGCTGACCGAGATGCCGGTGCTCTGGGCGTACGCCCGGGACCTGTTCCAGACGCCGGGTTTCGGCGAGACAGTGGACTTCGACCACATCAAGCGGCACTACTACGGCACGCACCGGGAGATCAATCCCAGCGGCATCGTGCCACTCGGGCCGGACGAGTCCGGCTGGCGCACGCCGCACGGACGTGGCTGA